TTCTTTAACTAGCTgtgctgaagaatattGGCGCCAATATCTTTGTTCTGGAGTCGTCTGCTGAGGCAGAAGGGGAGCTCTTGAAGTCACAATTCGCTGTCTTGACGAAGACATCTCAATTAGATTGAAAATACGCTAAAACAGTCGGCTAAGCAGGCCTAGCTATTAAACATTCACTGCTATttgaagcgatgagcttgaatTATCAAAGTAAGTAGGTAAAATTTTCCAGATCGCAGTAGCCGGGTAACGGCAACAAATAAGGAACTAGATTTACCCTCGAGATATGGTCACTTTTAAACTACAAATAGACAGTGTCAGTGAGGCGAACGCTGTCAACGGACCATGTCCTCCTTTCAATTAGAATTCATACAACCGCCACAGCCTGCGACTCTGCGTAATTTCACAACGCATTTGTCCTATGACAGGGGTTCGAACGCGGTCGCTTACCCCTGTGGTAAATCTGCTTTCATTCGCTTCTTGGACGACAGCAAAGCGGTTATTCAGTTTAGTGGACATGGGAGTTCTAACGTCTCTGTGGTCAAATTCTCTCCCATACAAGGTTCGCAATATCTCTGCTCGGGAGACGACGCAGGTAGAGTGATCGTTTGGGGTTGGTCGCGGGATAGGGACACCGGGAGCTTTGAAACTGCTGTGAAAGCTGAGTTTCAGGTGCTCGCAGGCCCAATTACTGACGTTTCATGGGATTTTGAAGGGAAAAGACTCTGTGTCGTGGGCGAAGGACGCGACAAGTTCGGTGTGTTCATCTCGTGGGACTCAGGTAATTCTCTAGGTGAAGTATCCGGGCACTCTCAACGCATCAATGCGTGCCATTTCAAGCAATCTCGACCAATGAGATGTGTTACGGTCGGAGACGATGGATCTGTTGTGTTTTACCAGGGGCCTCCATTCAAGTTTGCCGCTAGCGATAGAACACATCATGACCAAGGAAAGTTTGTGAGAGATGTGCAATTCTCGCCGGGGTCCGGCGATTTTGCTGTCACAGTTGGCTCTGATAGGCGGATCGTGTGCCTAGATGGAAAAACAGGAGAGTTCATCAAATATATTGAGGATGAGAACGAAGAAATTAAAGGGGGCTTTTTTGCAATTTCCTGGATCGACGAGTCAAGATTTGTCACAGCTAGTGCAGATGCGACTGTTAGATTGTGGAGTGTCAAGGATAGTAAATTCTTGGGCAAGTGGTTTATTCCAGGAGACGCATTAGCAAATCAGCAAGTGGGAGTCGTTGCCACGAAAAATGAGCAAATCATATCCTTGTCCCTAGATGGAACGCTCAATTTCCTCAAAATTGGCGAAGAAAGCCCAGTTAAGTTCTTGAGGGGTCATAACAAAGGTATCACTGCGTTGACCGTCAATCCTTTGATTAGCGGCTCTTACGATGGAAGGATTGTCAATTGGGCTACAAGTCCAGAAACAATGCGTGAAGATCACTCTAACCTGGTTGTCGCCATTGACAATAGCGAGCCTCCTAAATACGCGAGTGTCTCATGGGATGATACTTTGAAAGTATTAAGTGAAACAAAGTACAAATTTGAAGGTCAACCCAAGGTCTCGAGCTCAGCTAACAATGGCGGGATCATTGCCGTAGCCACAGATTCTGATTATTTATTGATTATGAACTCGTACACTGGTGAAGTACTGCAAAAGAAACAGTTGAGCGAGCCTGCATCGGCTATTGACATAAGAGGCGGACTGGTGGCGGTAGGTCTAGAAAGAACAAACACCATTGAAGTGTTCAAGACCTCAGACCTAGCGGTGAATTACAAGCTACCCGCAGCTTTGCGCGCTACACCATCTTGTGTTTCCATTTCAGCCACAGGATCCTATCTAGCGGCAGGTGATGTCATGGGCAAAATAATACTTTATGACTTGAAAACGAAGGATATTAAGACTACAAGGTGGGCTTACCACACAAGTAGAATCAATTCTATTGCATGGATGCCAGCGAAAAGTGAAggcgacgatgaggatCTAGTCGCCACTGCTTCTTTGGATACAAACATCTTCATTTATTCTGTTAAAAGACCGATGAAGACAATCAAGTGCTTAAATGCTCATAAGGATGGCGTAAATGTTGCATTATGGGAGAACTCTCAGACGCTTGTCAGCTGCGGGGCCGATGCTTGCATCAAGAGGTGGAACATTTCGGTGGAATAGAAAACTCAGTTCGGGACCCAAAAATAAGCCTGGCAGCGCCAAACATCTGTGTGACAAACAGACCCCAATTACTGATAGATTCCCATGCCCAAGCAGGCCGCGATTCTCGAATCTCAGCTCTGCGATGTAATTCATCGATGGAAATTAGGTTTAGACATATTTCAATGGAACTGAAGATCAAAAACAGCCGTAACTCTATATATCGACTTTCGACTTACTCCCAGATCAATGTCACGACTCGCTGTCGGCCACTTACCACCACAACCTGGAGGCTCGGTTGTTTTCTGGATAAAACGGGACCACTGTCGTTAACGAGTTAAAACACTTTTAAATTCGAAGTGTCAGTAATTTGTGACGTTTGATTTTATAACTTTGCACGAAGAGATTCCATCTACTACGAAGTTGACAAAAAGAGGGCGTATCGTGGAGAACACCTGCTGCTACCAGACAAGAAGAGCAGTAGCCATGTCAGAAGAATTGGGCCAAAGTCCAGCGGTTGGTGACAGACTTCCAGCTCGGTCAAGATCAGGCAGTGAAAGGCCCAACTACCACATTGATACCGAAGATTTAGATATACGggatgacgacgatgatgctgatgatTACcacgaagaagatgatatcgaagacgaggaagaaaatgaaacaAATGTAGTAGTGCATACAGAAGGTCAAATACCACCAGTTGCGAGGAGAGGAAGGCcgagcaagaggaagagcCGAGAAGCCTCTCAGGACGATAATCGATCTGAGACTGAGGCATCACGCAGTGGTTCGACGGCTCCTGGCTTCTTGAACATCAAGAGGCCGCGTCTTTCTTACCCAGTGGATGAATCAGGGATGCCGCTTCCTGTTATCAATGAAGAATATGACCTTCCCGATGATCCCGAGGGTGAGACTAAGATAAACCGAGACGGAAATCTTTTAGGTGGCAGACAATTCTTGGTACGTTCCTTCACGCTATCTGACAAAGGTAAGCGTAGATATATGCTGTCAACGGAGCCTGCAAGAGCTGTAGGATTTAGGGATTCGTACCTTTTCTTTCAGTACCATCCCAACCTTTACAAGTTTATCCTATCgcaagaacagaagaaTGATTTAATCGACCGCGGTGTTTTACCGTACTCCTATCGCAGCAGACAAATTGCGCTGGTCACTGCCAGAAGTGTGTTCAAGGAATTTGGAGCCAAGATTATAGTTGGTGGTAAGAATATTACTGACGACTACTATGCCACAAGATTGCGTCAGGAAGGCCGAGTTGTTGAAGGAACATATGCTCGAGAACCAATGAGAAAGGGAAACCTTCGCGGTTTCGATGGATTTGATTATGCAGAAAGTTCCGTGAATCCAGCCAAGAATGCAGTCGAGTTTTTCGATAAGCGgcatcaaaatcatcacAACGGGGGTGCATCGACAGCGGGTGCGAACAAAATAAATGCGACGAACTGGCTCTATCAGCATGCGGCGGCTTGTAGTAGGTTCAACAGCGACATGTATTATGACAGGGTCCGAATCCTGCTGATAGAACGTCAAGGTCTAAGGGACCCCTACACTAACACTTTACACTTACCACAGTCCACACAAGCTTCCAAGATTTTAAAGACCTGTAGAAAACCGTTGACGACAGAGGAAAGACGCGAAGAATGTTCGGTCGTCTACGAAACAAAGATTAGCGATGCTGATTtgacaagaaacaaaaCTGGTCTATCAGAAATCCCATTAGAAATATTCGACGGCACTGTCAGCGAAGAAGTGCTGGCAGCTATTCTAGAACAGCagaagtttgaaagaggcCTGTGATTATGGATGAATTAAACTAACAATATGTTCGAATTCTTGAGCCGTTGTTGCAAAAAAATTGTTTTCAAGGAGTCCCGAGGGTACAAACTAAAAAGCAAAAcgttgatgatcttctgAACGCTCAATGGCTCCCTCGCATGCCATACAGCGTCTTAGCTTGCAGATCAAGATAATTCTGCTTCTTTGTTCTATACACAGAACATCTTATATACTTACATTATTGTATTATGAAGATTTCCATCACCAAGGACGGCGGACCGAACTAGGATCAGGTCTCTCCAGCCACCAGACTAACTGCTTATGAAGATGGGTTAATACTGATTACTACGTAGTGATTGGATCCTAGTTTCAGCAAGATCACATCAATCTTCTCAGATAGGCGCAATAGTCATATCATCCCGCCAGACTTTCATAGATTAAGGAGGTGTCGAAGCGGTTCTCGGTGAAATTACCACACATTACTGACTGACGGGTTTGTTTTAGATGCTGAGTCTTTTGTGGCCCCACACAAAGGTTGTGGCTAGGAGGACATTCAGCACTCCCTGCTCTAGAATATTGGTGACAAATCTGAGCTCgaatttcaaaagctttcaCTCGATCAGACCTTTAcacttgaagaatgataaTCCTAGCGGTGACCATCAAGGGAAAGATAATAACAGGCAGGATGGCAATGAGGACGCGACAGACAAGGATCTTGAATCTTTAAAGCAGGAGATGAACCGAtttattgaagaagctaaaaAAGGCGGCCTTGGTGGCAACTGGCAGGAGCGCCAAAATAAAATAAACAAAGAGATCAAACGACTAGAGGAGACGATTGCGAGGCAGCAAGCAAGGCAGAAGCAAGTGGACGAAGAAAATGAATCAAATAAAAATCAAGATCCTTTCAATTTCCAATCCAGACAATCGAAAGAAGCGGAAGATTTGCATAGGAGGATGAACGAGAACAGAAAAgctgaggaggagaagTTCAAGCAGTCTCTCAATAACCCTAACGTTTCTACCTCCAATAACATTGGCTTGTTTCAGCTTGGATTAACCTTCCtgttgctttctttcgtGCTGAACATCTTTAACGCAGCAGAGGAACCAAAAGAGATAACGTGGCAAGACTTCCGTTGCAAGCTACTGGCGAGAGGCCACGTCTCGAAATTGGTGGTTGTGAACAAATCGTTTGTTAAAGTCTTACTCAACGAAGCAGGTAAGAACCAACCTGAAAATGCGGGCCATGATTATTACTTCTTCACGATCGGTTCAGttgaaagctttgagaagaagctgcaaaagGCTCAAGATCAAATTGGTATTGCCAACGATTTCAGAGTACCAGTTGTTTACGTGCAAGAGGGGAATTGGGCACGCGCTATGTTCCAGATACTACCAACAGCTCTGATGATTGCAGGTATCATATGGTTGACTCGCAGATCGGCATCTGCTTCCGGTGCCAGCGGAGGAGGTATTTTTGGTATGGGCCGCTCCAAAGCCAAAAGATTTAACACTGAAACCGATGTTAAGGTGAAGTTCAAAGACGTCGCAGGCTGTGACGAGGCCAAGGAGGAAATTATGGAATTCGTTagtttcttgaaagaaccTAAGAGATACGAAAAAATGGGCGCTAAAATTCCAAGAGGAGCCATTCTTTCTGGTCCTCCGGGTACCGGTAAGACGTTATTGGCCAAAGCAACTGCTGGAGAAGCGGGTGTCCCCTTTTTCTTCGTATCCGGTTCGGAGTTTGTTGAGATGTTTGTTGGTGTTGGTGCTTCAAGAGTACGGGACTTATTCAAGACTGCACGAGAGAACGCACCGTCAATGGTattcattgatgaaatcgatgctATTGGTAAAGCAAGGCAGAAGGGTAACATTTCGGGTGCTAATGATGAAAGGGAAAACACGTTGAACCAGCTATTGGTCGAAATGGACGGCTTTACGCCTGCTGACCACGTTGTCGTGTTGGCGGGTACCAACAGACCTGACATTTTGGACAAAGCTTTACTAAGACCGGGGAGATTTGATAGGCATGTGAATATTGACAAGCCGGAGCTTTCTGGAAGACAAGCGATTTTTGAAGTTCatatgaagaaaataaaaCTGGCCGGAGATATTTACGACTTGAAGAATAGACTGGCGGCTTTGACTCCTGGGTTTTCTGGCGCTGACATTGCAAACGTCTGCAATGAGGCTGCGCTGATTGCCGCAAGAGGTAACTCTCATTCAGTGAAACTGGAGCATTTTGAGCAGGCCGTGGAAAGAGTCATCGGAGGAGTAGAGAGGAAATCGAAGTTATTGTCTCCTGAGGAGAAACGTGTCGTGGCCTACCATGAAGCTGGCCACGCCATTTGTGGTTGGTTTTTAGAATTTGCGGACCCGTTGCTGAAAGTGAGTATTATTCCTCGTGGCCAGGGAGCTCTTGGCTATGCCCAATACTTACCAGGTGACATATATCTTCTAACTGAGCAGCAGTTGAGAGATAGAATCACCATGTCTTTAGGCGGGAGAGTCTCTGAAGAGCTGCATTTCAGCAGCGTAACCAGCGGTGCCTCTGACGATCTAAAGAAGGTGACCCGCATGGCGACTGCGATGGTCACCGAACTCGGAATGAGTCCGAAGATTGGCTGGATCAACTACAAGAAAAGGGATGATACAGATCTCACAAAACCGTTCTCAGAAGAAACCGGAACGATCATCGATGAGGAGGTCTACCGAGTCATTCAAGAATGTCATGATAGATGTACAAGACTGCTGAAAGAAAAAGCCCAAGAGCTTGAGAAAGTTGCTCAGCTCTTACTCAAGAAAGAAGTCTTGACCAGAGAAGACATGATTAATATGCTGGGCAAGCGTCCCTTCCCAGAAAGGAACGATGCGTTCGATAAGTATCTAAATGAGACCGAAACTGAGAGGATTAAGAAATCAGAGCAGGATGACAGGAAACATTATGAGAATCGGAATGAGACCGAAGCTGATCTACGATGATCGACCGAAGATAACTACTCTCACCGTGTGTATATATAGGCAGCATCGCAGACATGTAAATACTTGATTTAATACCTTACATTCTATGATTTGTTGACGATCTTATCGGTGTCTCGGGTCTTAACTTCCGAAGGCTCGTTCAGCCAGCGATAGTTGATAACGAGTATCAAGAGTACTTTAAGAAGCAAGAAACTTGTGTCTTGACGATTTAAGCTTGTGATTCTATTGTGTGCGTTGAATTTGTTCTGGTCAATCGCAATTCATCAGGAAAGCATTAAAGCGGTGAGCCTTTGGCAGGAT
Above is a genomic segment from Torulaspora globosa chromosome 1, complete sequence containing:
- the YTA12 gene encoding m-AAA protease subunit YTA12 (ancestral locus Anc_2.472), with translation MLSLLWPHTKVVARRTFSTPCSRILVTNLSSNFKSFHSIRPLHLKNDNPSGDHQGKDNNRQDGNEDATDKDLESLKQEMNRFIEEAKKGGLGGNWQERQNKINKEIKRLEETIARQQARQKQVDEENESNKNQDPFNFQSRQSKEAEDLHRRMNENRKAEEEKFKQSLNNPNVSTSNNIGLFQLGLTFLLLSFVLNIFNAAEEPKEITWQDFRCKLLARGHVSKLVVVNKSFVKVLLNEAGKNQPENAGHDYYFFTIGSVESFEKKLQKAQDQIGIANDFRVPVVYVQEGNWARAMFQILPTALMIAGIIWLTRRSASASGASGGGIFGMGRSKAKRFNTETDVKVKFKDVAGCDEAKEEIMEFVSFLKEPKRYEKMGAKIPRGAILSGPPGTGKTLLAKATAGEAGVPFFFVSGSEFVEMFVGVGASRVRDLFKTARENAPSMVFIDEIDAIGKARQKGNISGANDERENTLNQLLVEMDGFTPADHVVVLAGTNRPDILDKALLRPGRFDRHVNIDKPELSGRQAIFEVHMKKIKLAGDIYDLKNRLAALTPGFSGADIANVCNEAALIAARGNSHSVKLEHFEQAVERVIGGVERKSKLLSPEEKRVVAYHEAGHAICGWFLEFADPLLKVSIIPRGQGALGYAQYLPGDIYLLTEQQLRDRITMSLGGRVSEELHFSSVTSGASDDLKKVTRMATAMVTELGMSPKIGWINYKKRDDTDLTKPFSEETGTIIDEEVYRVIQECHDRCTRLLKEKAQELEKVAQLLLKKEVLTREDMINMLGKRPFPERNDAFDKYLNETETERIKKSEQDDRKHYENRNETEADLR
- the AIP1 gene encoding Aip1p (ancestral locus Anc_2.470), yielding MSSFQLEFIQPPQPATLRNFTTHLSYDRGSNAVAYPCGKSAFIRFLDDSKAVIQFSGHGSSNVSVVKFSPIQGSQYLCSGDDAGRVIVWGWSRDRDTGSFETAVKAEFQVLAGPITDVSWDFEGKRLCVVGEGRDKFGVFISWDSGNSLGEVSGHSQRINACHFKQSRPMRCVTVGDDGSVVFYQGPPFKFAASDRTHHDQGKFVRDVQFSPGSGDFAVTVGSDRRIVCLDGKTGEFIKYIEDENEEIKGGFFAISWIDESRFVTASADATVRLWSVKDSKFLGKWFIPGDALANQQVGVVATKNEQIISLSLDGTLNFLKIGEESPVKFLRGHNKGITALTVNPLISGSYDGRIVNWATSPETMREDHSNLVVAIDNSEPPKYASVSWDDTLKVLSETKYKFEGQPKVSSSANNGGIIAVATDSDYLLIMNSYTGEVLQKKQLSEPASAIDIRGGLVAVGLERTNTIEVFKTSDLAVNYKLPAALRATPSCVSISATGSYLAAGDVMGKIILYDLKTKDIKTTRWAYHTSRINSIAWMPAKSEGDDEDLVATASLDTNIFIYSVKRPMKTIKCLNAHKDGVNVALWENSQTLVSCGADACIKRWNISVE
- the NPL6 gene encoding Npl6p (ancestral locus Anc_2.471); this translates as MSEELGQSPAVGDRLPARSRSGSERPNYHIDTEDLDIRDDDDDADDYHEEDDIEDEEENETNVVVHTEGQIPPVARRGRPSKRKSREASQDDNRSETEASRSGSTAPGFLNIKRPRLSYPVDESGMPLPVINEEYDLPDDPEGETKINRDGNLLGGRQFLVRSFTLSDKGKRRYMLSTEPARAVGFRDSYLFFQYHPNLYKFILSQEQKNDLIDRGVLPYSYRSRQIALVTARSVFKEFGAKIIVGGKNITDDYYATRLRQEGRVVEGTYAREPMRKGNLRGFDGFDYAESSVNPAKNAVEFFDKRHQNHHNGGASTAGANKINATNWLYQHAAACSRFNSDMYYDRVRILLIERQGLRDPYTNTLHLPQSTQASKILKTCRKPLTTEERREECSVVYETKISDADLTRNKTGLSEIPLEIFDGTVSEEVLAAILEQQKFERGL